Proteins from a single region of Bombus vancouverensis nearcticus chromosome 5, iyBomVanc1_principal, whole genome shotgun sequence:
- the LOC117162531 gene encoding uncharacterized protein LOC117162531: MLLQRIWSSKIDWDESLPIELHTEWERYYAQLPLLNNVRFPRKAIIESAMEIELHGFCDASEKAYGAYKEGILRVGGRLSHSSMTFAQKHPIVLPKSSVTTRIIEHEHKIHMHSGTQATLYAVRQRYWPVDGRSQVWRAIKGCVRCCRAQPPPVEYVMGNLPEARVTESRPFTNVGVDYCGPFHIKEKRDRNRRQIKVYVAIFVCLAIKAVHIELVDDLTSEAFIAALRRFIARRGYCSTIHSDNGTNFRGASNELRELHDLLQSDDHKEKVTAFLADKQIEWRFIPPHSPHFGGLWEAAK; the protein is encoded by the exons ATGCTACTTCAACGAATATGGTCGTCGAAAATCGATTGGGATGAATCACTTCCGATCGAGTTACATACAGAGTGGGAAAGGTACTATGCCCAATTACCCTTATTAAACAACGTCAGGTTCCCACGCAAAGCAATAATCGAGTCCGCTATGGAAATTGAACTGCATGGTTTCTGCGATGCCAGCGAAAAGGCTTACGGAGCCT acaaggaaggaatattGCGAGTCGGGGGTCGACTCAGTCATTCGTCGATGACCTTCGCCCAGAAACATCCCATAGTATTACCCAAGTCATCCGTTACAACACGCATCATAGAACACGAGCACAAGATCCACATGCATTCCGGAACGCAGGCTACGTTATACGCAGTAAGACAAAGATACTGGCCCGTCGACGGTCGAAGTCAAGTATGGCGGGCGATCAAAGGCTGCGTCCGCTGCTGCCGCGCTCAACCACCGCCGGTGGAATACGTGATGGGTAATCTGCCGGAGGCGCGAGTAACGGAATCTCGCCCATTCACAAACGTCGGCGTCGATTACTGCGGGCCGTTCCACATCAAGGAAAAACGAGATCGTAATCGTCGTCAGATAAAGGTATACGTAGCCATTTTCGTATGCCTAGCAATTAAAGCGGTACACATCGAGCTCGTTGACGATCTCACTAGCGAAGCCTTCATCGCCGCTCTTCGCAGATTTATCGCTCGACGAGGGTATTGCTCCACCATCCATTCTGATAACGGCACCAACTTCAGAGGAGCAAGCAACGAATTACGAGAGCTTCACGATCTATTACAATCGGACGATCACAAGGAAAAAGTAACCGCATTTTTAGCCGACAAACAAATCGAATGGCGCTTCATTCCCCCTCATTCACCGCATTTCGGTGGGCTATGGGAAGCAGCG aaatag